One Setaria viridis chromosome 3, Setaria_viridis_v4.0, whole genome shotgun sequence DNA window includes the following coding sequences:
- the LOC117848532 gene encoding uncharacterized protein isoform X3 → MAPAAALVFAGKSVAIPAISFLVNKAFAYLNQYWKTEGIDEMKSRILLALPKIQAVFDVVNPERIKEESIALDAWLWHLRDAVEKAEDAVDEIEYYELKEKAKDLKVSDWGSSFAKMKHSAIKSVKHASIVDKAVKGLSHRGTLRRLQKALEGLDKAAAGVVGFLALADHLGGSTSRQEEDSLNKDRETGSMITATKVFGRRKESEEAIGWLTKPSVGDAEIEEITPLGRVNSTTGKHTF, encoded by the coding sequence ATGGCTCCTGCAGCCGCACTCGTGTTTGCTGGGAAGTCAGTGGCAATTCCGGCCATCTCCTTCTTGGTCAACAAGGCCTTTGCCTACCTAAATCAGTACTGGAAAACTGAAGGAATAGATGAGATGAAGAGCAGGATACTGCTTGCCTTGCCAAAGATCCAAGCTGTGTTTGATGTGGTCAACCCGGAACGCATCAAGGAGGAGAGCATCGCACTAGATGCATGGCTGTGGCATCTCAGGGATGCGGTGGAGAAGGCTGAGGATGCTGTTGATGAAATTGAGTACTACGAGCTCAAGGAGAAGGCGAAGGACCTAAAGGTTAGTGACTGGGGCTCCTCTTTTGCTAAGATGAAGCATAGTGCTATCAAGTCTGTTAAGCATGCTAGTATTGTGGATAAGGCTGTCAAAGGTTTGAGTCACCGTGGCACTCTCAGGAGGCTGCAGAAAGCTCTGGAGGGTTTAGACAAGGCTGCTGCAGGTGTTGTGGGTTTTCTCGCACTCGCGGATCACCTCGGAGGAAGTACAAGTCGTCAGGAAGAGGATTCTCTGAACAAGGATCGTGAAACAGGGTCCATGATAACTGCAACTAAAGTGTTTGGTCGGCGCAAGGAGTCAGAGGAAGCAATTGGATGGCTGACCAAGCCATCAGTTGGAGATGCTGAAATTGAG